The following proteins are encoded in a genomic region of Gossypium hirsutum isolate 1008001.06 chromosome D05, Gossypium_hirsutum_v2.1, whole genome shotgun sequence:
- the LOC107907009 gene encoding acyl-lipid (9-3)-desaturase has product MAESKMYISQTELENHKKPGDLWISIQGKIYNVTEWSREHPGGALPLLNLAGQDATDAFVAYHPGLAWQYLDKFFTGYYLKDYSVSEVSKDFRKLAAEFSKMGLFEKKEHGTGILLCIIALLFSISVYGVLCSNSALVHLLSGALLGFSWIQSGWIGHDSGHYQVMSSRKFNRVAQILTGNCLAGISIGWWKWNHNAHHIACNSLEFDPDLQHMPIFAVSSKLFSSLTSYFYERKMNFDSIARFLVSYQHWTFYPVMCFARINLFAQSFLFLFSKRKVPNRGQEILGILVYWTWFPLLVSCLPNWGERLMFVVASFSVTGIQHVQFCLNHFSSSVYVGPPSGNNWFEKQTDGTLDIVCSSWMDWFHGGLQFQIEHHLFPRLPRCHLRKVSPFVQELCKKHNLQYDTASFWKANVMTIETLRSAALQARILSNPIPKNLVWEAVNTHG; this is encoded by the coding sequence ATGGCAGAGTCCAAGATGTATATTTCTCAAACAGAGCTTGAAAACCACAAAAAACCAGGAGATCTATGGATCTCTATACAGGGAAAGATCTACAATGTCACTGAATGGAGTCGAGAACACCCTGGAGGAGCACTTCCTTTGCTGAATCTGGCTGGCCAAGATGCCACCGATGCCTTTGTAGCCTATCATCCTGGCTTAGCTTGGCAATATCTTGACAAGTTCTTTACTGGGTATTATCTCAAAGATTACTCTGTCTCCGAGGTATCCAAAGATTTCAGAAAACTTGCTGCTGAGTTTTCAAAAATGGGTCTTTTTGAAAAGAAGGAACACGGGACAGGCATTTTGCTTTGCATTATAGCATTGCTGTTTTCTATCAGTGTTTACGGTGTTTTATGCTCTAACAGCGCTTTGGTGCATCTCCTTTCGGGTGCTTTACTGGGATTCTCATGGATACAGAGTGGGTGGATTGGACATGATTCCGGGCATTACCAAGTTATGTCAAGCAGAAAATTCAACAGGGTTGCTCAGATCCTTACTGGGAATTGCCTTGCAGGGATCAGTATTGGTTGGTGGAAATGGAACCACAATGCTCACCACATTGCTTGTAACAGTCTCGAATTCGATCCAGACCTTCAACACATGCCAATATTCGCGGTATCTTCAAAGCTTTTTAGTTCACTCACATCTTATTTCTACGAAAGGAAGATGAATTTTGATTCCATTGCTAGGTTCTTGGTTAGTTACCAGCACTGGACATTTTATCCTGTAATGTGTTTTGCTAGGATCAATCTATTTGCACAGTCTTTCCTTTTCTTGTTTTCTAAGAGGAAGGTACCAAATAGGGGTCAAGAGATTTTGGGGATTCTTGTTTATTGGACTTGGTTTCCCCTACTAGTTTCTTGTTTGCCTAATTGGGGTGAGAGATTAATGTTTGTGGTTGCCAGTTTTTCTGTAACTGGTATCCAACATGTTCAGTTCTGTTTGAACCATTTCTCTTCTAGTGTTTATGTTGGACCACCTAGTGGAAACAATTGGTTTGAGAAGCAAACTGATGGGACACTTGATATAGTATGTTCATCATGGATGGATTGGTTCCATGGTGGTTTACAGTTCCAGATTGAGCACCATTTGTTTCCAAGGTTGCCAAGGTGCCATCTCAGGAAAGTTTCCCCATTCGTTCAGGAGCTCTGCAAGAAACACAACTTACAGTACGATACCGCTTCGTTTTGGAAGGCTAATGTAATGACGATCGAGACTCTTCGATCAGCAGCCTTGCAGGCGAGGATTCTCAGCAATCCAATTCCAAAGAACTTAGTGTGGGAAGCAGTAAACACTCATGGTTGA
- the LOC107907008 gene encoding NDR1/HIN1-like protein 13: MSEKVFPSAKPAATAVPPAVNGGAPVNMNGTTANGGTSKSHLYNPTSRPPYRPQPYPRRHRPRRNYCCCCCFWTILIILILSLLVAIAGSVFYVLYRPNRPSFTLASLRIHRLNLTTTADSSSSHLSTLFNLTISSKNPNSHLSFSYDPFVVSCVSSNSDVFIGNGTLPAFVSNSKNETTFKGVVVTTSIDLDAETVNNLRPDLKKKNGILLKVQMDTKVTVKMGGLKSKKVGIRVSCDGVKGVLPKGKSPSLANVSGAKCKVDLRIKIWRWTF; the protein is encoded by the coding sequence ATGTCGGAGAAAGTCTTCCCTTCCGCCAAGCCAGCCGCTACGGCGGTTCCGCCTGCTGTCAACGGCGGAGCTCCAGTGAATATGAATGGTACAACAGCCAACGGTGGCACGTCAAAATCCCACCTTTATAATCCAACTTCTCGTCCACCTTACCGTCCACAACCCTATCCCCGTCGCCACCGTCCACGGCGGAACTATTGTTGCTGCTGCTGTTTCTGGACTATCCTTATAATTCTCATCCTTTCTCTTTTGGTAGCCATAGCTGGTTCCGTGTTTTACGTCCTTTACCGCCCTAATCGACCTTCGTTTACCCTTGCTTCCCTCCGTATCCACCGCTTGAACTTAACAACCACCGCCGATTCCTCTTCCTCCCATCTGTCAACCCTTTTCAACTTAACCATTTCCTCCAAAAACCCCAACTCCCACCTTTCCTTCTCTTACGACCCTTTCGTCGTTTCATGCGTGTCGAGCAACAGTGATGTTTTTATAGGCAACGGGACATTACCCGCTTTCGTGAGTAACAGCAAAAACGAGACAACTTTCAAAGGGGTGGTGGTAACGACATCAATTGATCTAGATGCAGAGACGGTCAACAATTTGAGACCGgatttgaagaagaagaatggGATCTTGTTGAAAGTTCAGATGGATACTAAAGTGACAGTGAAAATGGGTGGATTGAAGAGCAAGAAAGTTGGGATCAGGGTTTCGTGTGATGGGGTTAAAGGGGTCCTGCCAAAAGGTAAATCGCCATCGCTGGCTAATGTTTCTGGAGCCAAGTGTAAGGTTGATCTCCGAATCAAGATCTGGAGATGGACTTTTTAA